The DNA window taaaacttaAGAGGAAGTCGTAACTCGAATCGGCTCAGGTTGGGCGACTGCGGGCCGCCGTTCCAGGCTTCCTAACAGGGTCAAGGGGGTTAAACACGATTAAGCAACTCGCCGAACTACGCgttctacatatatatatatatatatatatatatacatatatcttaCACTCATACCACGGACTGACTCGTGATTATACATCGGAAACGCAAGTTCCGTCGTCCGAGGGCCGAGCCAACCGATCCTAAGCTTCCTGTTTTCCAATAACagtgtaattttttcctcattttcttCGCGTGGATTAGACATATCTCACCCGTTTCCAAGTACCTGCTCAATACTACGTGTTCGTCGAGTCCAAACCGTATTTAATTTGCCTGAACGCTGTTTCTCGTGAAATTCTCACACGGGGAATATTACGATATTACAATGATGAACAATTACACTATGCTATCGCTATTCAGCACGATTAATTACGGCAAGACGTAGTTCAACGCTGCATGCCTGCTACGGGGTGTCAAGTCAttcactcactctctctctctccctctctctctctctctctttctctctgcaACACCAATTCGAAGTTGCCCGACATGATTCACGCATCGCGTATTGAGAAAAACTGTACAAAACACCTGTGGTGCAGTTCGACCGAGTGATAAgggacacacacacacacacgcgcgcaccTAGCATTACGTCAAGTTTCCACACTATACCAAACCGACATTGTTCAAATGTCTTCCGGTCTCTAAGGATCTCCGTTAGAGTTGGCCGCGggtattttctctcttttttcctcttctccgTTCCCTCTTCGACTCAACGTCGTTCTtgtaatattgtattatataccgCAGAGTGAATAAGGCAGAAATGCGGGCTGTGAACCGAGCCTAACGCTCCCCTCGCGAGAGATAGTGGCGTGTCGACGAGAGAGTGGTTCGTGTGCTCCTTAAAGTGCATTGCCTTTACAGTCCTGTCCCCGTTACACCCCCGTGCCAGAAGACTGAATCGTGCAGTGCTGTACTCTCCGCATGTGTACGTTCAGCGAGCATgcacgtatacctatacagtTAACGTTACACCCAATCCGACGACGTCAATTTCATACCTATACGCAGTATGCTCAACGTGGTGTTGACGTCATCATCGTCCAGGGTTCATGTTCCAAAATCAGCGCAAGATGTACAGTATGCACGTTTTACACAGGGTGGCGATCAATTGGCTCGAACAAAGTCActcactttttcttttctcggtTTTCTCAGTTTACCGGACTGCCGCCTGCACCCCAAGATGTGTTTCTCGATGAGGATGAAGTCGGCAACGTTACTGTAGcgatgcatgtttaggaaaaatcgttacttcgcaccttCAGGGATATCTGAAATCAAGTAAACCATGATAAATAcaatatactcatattttgcaaaGCCAAAGCTCCTTGAAAGTCATTATAATATTGCGcggtaatgatttttttcctgaTGTTGAgttacagtaacgttaacgttactaacttcagcctcatgaTTTCTCGTAGGTGTATAACTTGGACAGAACGGATGTATACCAGTTATACGATTCGATTTTGTCTAACATATATCGACGCAAacggaggaaaaaataatatcacatTGATATCAGGTACGACGAAATGATGACAACGCGAGGCTGAATACGATTAGAGGAGGGAACGTAGTAgaggtagagaaaaaaaaagcacgtCCGTCCTACAGCCCCGTCGTCGTGCCTTTTACGTACAGGTGTATAATAGGATATCTTACACCGCAGGTCTCTCTGCAAAGTTTGCTTTCCGGTATTACGAGACTTGGATATCAGATTATCCACTCCGTCATCCCTTCTCCTCATATTTTTGCGAATCCCGCATGTATGAATGATGCAAACGTGGCAGCAGCGCTCCACGCGGTTCAACCCGCGAAATTAAAAGTCCCGCAATACTTGTCAATTTCTTCCAGGGGGAAATACTAACGTGTAAGCATATACCGAGTGCGAGCGGTGTGTCGAGgaggagagaaattaacggTTCCATGAGGACTTGCGCGTCCGCTAcgcatgtacgtatacatgcataccGACCAAGTAGTTCTTCTATGAAGACAACTTCAAGGAAACGTCCTAGCTTCGAACATGTTGTGAAAGCTTGTAAAGTATCGAACGTcacaagtataaaatttaagaATCGGTTGTCGGATGTACCGTAAGATAAGAGAAggtggtggaaaaaatttgttaacaTTTTCAACACACAGCCTTACGTGTGTGTTATAGGCTCAAATAACGTTCGTAAATaagcaatttttattttctcaagaAACTCAAAATTACTCGAATATCTTACAGATTAAGAAAATTCTCACGTACGATACGAACTTGTACGGGGTAGTGAAGAGGGCCGTATCTGATAATTATCACCGCTTCAAATTCACCAATGGAGGTGATTATTCGAAAAGTAgttgcaaaaataaagaaaaataggaaaaaaaaaagtgattcctcggtaataaaatatatcctGGATTACTTTCAACGGCGACCCCATTTTTCACCCTGTCCGTGAGATCGACGAGCTACTATAGGTGGCCACATAATAAGCAATGCATCGAGTGACATCTGTGTTCACGTGAAAATGATCATCCAATTCCTCCGCTTCGGTGACCGCATCGTATGTTGCCATCTATCGTTGTGTGCCCAAGCTTTGGTAGGAAAGTTGCCATGGAAATGAGCGACGCTTGACTTCTGATGTCGGCCTCCTTCCTTTCCACAAAAGTAGGGTGTTTGGTTTTTCCCACAACTTTGTAAATTgcaattcgaatgaaaaaaactgcaaCATGGCATTAATTCATGATGTTTTGACGGAGCTGGGTTGGGGTGATGGATTTCACGTGCCTGTTGCTAACGAGGAGAACAAGAGGCTCGAGGAAGAGGTACCTGAGTTGTTCATACTGCTAGTAGCGGAAACGAAACGCCTACCTTACTATCTACCTGGAATTGTTAACAGATCGACAGAAAGACAAAGTACAAAAGCTCGCTGAGCCTTGAGTTGGACTCCGTCACCCGGCGTATCGATACGATAAAGAAGCACATTGGAAATGTCGCCCTGGAACACGAGAACAACCAAAAATTGCTCACCGCTCACTCCATGCAGCTGGATAGCGAGGATCACTTGTTCAGGTTGTGCAATAGCACAAATTCCAAGATGTGTCAGGAGGTGAGGCAATACAACAAGGAGCGGAATGATGTCATCCAAAGGATTCAGAGTAAAAAATGTGAGCTGAGTAAGCTCACGGAGAGGCTTGAGGAACTAAAGAAAAATGCCAAGTTTGATAACTACCAGCTTGTTCAATGGGAAGAGGCTTTGAGGCGGGGCCAGGAGGACAACCAGCTTATTGAACGGTATATGAAAACTGATAGCCAGAAGTTTAAGGTGGGTGTTTGGGTGGGTTTcttttaaaaatgtgaaaaacactGCAACACCAATTCTTTATAGGAACTGGAATTGAGGCGGCAGAAACTGCAGACACAGGTAGAATGTTGCCGGCAAACCGTCGTCACTGCTGTCAATGGTGTTTTTGAAATGGAGAATGTAATGGACAGGACAGCCAGGCTGTACGGCGACGCCTTGAAGGAACGCCAGCAGCTCATAAGTCAATGGACACAAAGCGTACTCGTGCTCAAGCAGAGGGATGATGAAATTCACAAGGCCTTGAGGGTCAGGTCGACGTTGCTATTTATACACATTCGTATCTTTCACCCTGCTTCAAACACAGACATTCTTTACTTCTTGTCCCTTCCTTGTTAGTGCAGGAAATAGATAAGCTACGGGAAGTGGCTAGAGAAAAAATGGAGGTGCTGCAGGAGGCTGAGAAGTTTATCGAGAACCAGGTCAAGAATAACAAACTGCTCGAGGAACAAATCAGACAGCTGGAGAAAAAACTCGTTGCAATTAAAGACGAGCGATTGAGGCTCTCCGAGAATTTTAATACGTATACAACAGAGGTGGGTcgtcattttttaacaatctttcacattgaaatttaaaattgtattcCAGCTTCACATGTACAAGAAAATGCTGGCGCATGCGGCGCAAAGGACACAGAGTGTGAgggcgaaaagaaaaagggcACAGGCGGAAATTGAGaacagaaatagaaaattggaGGAGTGGCGAAAGCAGATACAAGAGCTGAAGGAGACTTATGACGAAATAGATCATCGGAGAACTAACATAGCAGAGAGAACCAAGCAACTCGAGAATAtgattgaggtaaataatatATGGAATTTGATGTTAGACAACAGATTCAAGTATTTTCTTTCCTTATCTTGGcagaaggaggaaaaattcCAATCGCTCATCAATAAGGAAATTAATCGAATCCAAGGAATGAATATGCGGAGCACGAGTCAAATATCTGAGCTTGAGGGCGAGATAAAAACATTGGAGCTACAAATTGAGaatgagaggaaaaaagttgaagtaCTAGAGATTTTGCATGTCAAAGAGagacgaaaattgaaagagaaaatagaTTCTGCCTATCATCGTGACTTTGAGATACAAAAGGGTCGGATGAAACTCGGACACCTCAGTGGAGCCGAGCAAGACGGAGCAGAgttagaaaagaaagaaaaaacgatagAGGAATTGGGAAAATGTTTGACTGATAAAAATGACCTGTTGAAGCTTCTTCAGTCTCAGATTAAGACTCTGGAGGTAAATTTCAAGTGTGCAATTTACCACCTTGGATCTGAAAACAATTCCTTACAAATGCAACAATATTTCAGCACGACATGAAGAAATTATCGACTCATATAGCTAATGACGAAGCGCAGTTAAAACTGCTGAAGAACAAGAAGCAGGATCAAGTGCTGCTTATGGAGGGAGGTGAAAAACACTTAAAAGTAGCCAGAGCTCGAAACGAGGAGACCCAAGTGAACGAAAACATACTTAGGTTAAGAATTTACCAAGCGGAACGAACTGTATCGAATATCAACAACAAAGTATACAATTTGGAGAAGTACAAACTTGAGATACAAGCGGTGAGTGATTGTTACTAGCGACGTCaaatttctagttttttgTCTTTATGTTCATTCATTATTAATCTgtaatttcatgtaaaaattGTATCAGACAATGCAAGAGAGAGAAGCTGAAATAAAAGCTCAGAAGGAAGCCCTTGCCGTGAGAAAAAAGACAGCCAGCACAGAGACGTCAGAATTACGCATGGCGATCGCCGAGCGCAAGACGCGTATACAACAGCTACAAACTAGGTACGACAAACTGATGTCTTGCTTGGGGACGACAGCAGACGGGGAGCCCTTGACAACAACttacataaaaattaaaagcgcGCAAGAGAAGTATGCCCTTCAAGAGCAGGGGGACAAACTTGACGAATCGATTAGAAAAACTGAATGTGAGATTCAGAGTATGGAGAACACGTTAAGGATTGTCAATGCGTCCaatgataaatataaaaaaagtttggGGCTAGTCGAAGAGCGAGGACCCGAGCAAATGGAGCAGGAAAGATTGGGCGAGGAAATGTACAATGAGACGGAACGCTTCAGATACAGAAGGGCACAACTGGTACAGGCTAAGGCCGACATAGAGgtgagctaaaaattttcatatacatatacaatttGGTAATAACTCTACATTAAATGGCAATCCAAATAATATTTCCACAGGTAATGAAAGATAGCTATAAACAGCTATTGGAAGACATAGAGAAGGCAAATGACAAAGAGACATGTAAAAAGCGTTTTCTGGAAACCCTGAAGCATCAGATAAGCGATCAACTGGAAAAGCAGTTGAGGGCTGACAAAAGCCTTCACAAAGTATACAAGGACATTCAAAACAAGAAACTCTGTGCCGATGACAGTTTGATCCTAATGCAGGAGGTAAGAATTGACTGATGATTTATTTCAAAGGTATAGACAGCTGCCGCATAAACCTGACGAtgcaatattttgaaaatttcacagaaGGATATTGCAATTCATGAACTTGAAGAGCAGAACGGTCTTGCCCTGCAACACATCACTGAGCTCACGGTTCGTCATGCCGAGGCTGAGCCCTATATAAAGAAATTACTGTCGGACAAAAATATGGTATTGCCCTGTACCAACTATCTCAAGCCATCACCAACATCTAGTCGATGCCACAGCAGCGCCAGTTCCATATCGACTAAAATGGCAACGAGGAAGAGCGAAAATGTGTTTTCAACATTGTGTCCATCGACAGAGAGTTTGGGATCCATTGTCAATATACAGGCAAACTTTGAGGGTTTGTTTTCACGTTTCGTTCTCATCTAATTCGCCTGTTTCAGTACGATTCGTTGCTTTCTTAGTAgtttaataatatttgaattacAGATACAAGTTTACATGGAAAAGCTAAGAGGTGCACAGACCCTAGTACACGGCCTAAGAAACCAATCTCTCAGTGTAGCACTCAATCCTCGTCGAGTGGTAAATCCGGTctagctaaaaaaaaatgaacaaacgttcatttttatataatcaaaggtaaaaattatcgatatATACACCGTGGAACTACAAACTTCTTAAATGTAttcttaaattgaaaataaataaataaatatacttcAGCATTTAACAATATATTGGTGCATCGCTTTTATCCTCCTCCTCCATGAAACTGGGTCTAGTATAGATACTTGAGACTTTCACCATTGAGTTTTATTCATAGCTGGTAGCTCCATTGTGCTTTATGATTTTGATATTGGATTAGAATCGATCTTTCTTGACTTTTTTTGTCTCGTGGAACAGGgtcgagatgaaaaaatcacaatgaTATTGGAAAGAATTAAGTATCGGAAGGTTTGCAAGATGCTGCCGCGATTGTTAACGCGCATGATTTTAGTGGAAATAAGATTTCACGTTACTGTTGATAGCAGTTGGCTCCCACGACGTCCGTGATTTGCTCCAGTGTGTCCACTCTCAATCACTAAAAATGCACGTTGTCAGTTAGAATTTCAAACTTACTCGAAACCGCAAACACAGCAAGGATTACTTATATCGCGCGTACAAACTTGACTCACTCTTTATTATTCCAACTTTTTGGTTAACCATCTCAGACAGTCGGGGAATTATGAACTCAATGTTTGTCACTGCTGGCTGATATTTACACACCATTATAGACGTATTATTACGTACACGGAACATTTACCATCAGCAAATCCTTCCGAACTCGAGGAAATGGAATCCGCGATACCTGCACAGCCACATCTGACAGTTAACCTGATATTCATTCGCACGTTTGAATAAAGGTTTATGTAGGTATATTCTGATCAATGCTAAGCCCGCTGTTCGTTCCAAAAGCTCacgaaatttattcgaaacaaCGCTGCGTTGAAGCCGTCACGGATAGTCGCCATTTGAAATTCTGCCGGCAACTGTTTCTTCGATTTTGAATTCATCGAATAGCGATGCATGTTGCCAACCCTACGGATGTTGAATGATGACCGCGAGTTCTTGAAATCTGAAATCTGTAATTCTAAAATGTTCaaaaccaaaataattaaattggGAAGTGTACGTtatgattatttaaaaaagaacgaaatgtaattatatttgtttttttctttgattgtAACGTAAAATGACACCCGCAAACTGTACCAATCCAATACCAATCGAGCCTATTTATCCTATTACACAGGGATTCTGTCATGCCGATCAGATAGTGCTGCACTCTATCACAagtttaaatatttacatGCGTACACAACGATTCATTATAACctcaaatttcatcaaatgaTGTCGAGGTCCCCTGTCATTTCTGAAAATGTCAAAACGTTGGGGTAGCGATTATGTGGTCGCCGAGCACCGGGATTTGCAGGTAAGCCAAGCGACTCGCGTCGCCCCCACTGAAAAACTAACTCAAATTAACCACTGTTGCTCAAGATCTTTGTAATCGAGCTTCGCCCCAAACCTCAAATAATTAGCTTTCTCCATATGCACCAGGCCAATACTATGGCGGTTGACACAACCGGGAGCTTCGTTCTTCTGGCCGGGTGAGTTTCAATGCTTTCGACCAGATTCCTATAAAGCCTCTCAAATATACCGATTCATTGGCTCTGCAGGCGAAGATGCTTTGCCGTCAAGCACCTGGACGAAGGCACGGACACCCTGCGAAAATTCCAACGTCAGAGCAAGTACGAAGTTGGCTCTGCCGAATGGAATCCCAACTCTCAGAATTGTCACCTTTGCGCTATATCCGTAAGTCGAAAAAGCATCGATAAATAAGGAGAGGCTCATTGTTTTCTTTCTACAGAGTAACAACAGAGTCGAAATACTCAATTTTGTTGGTGGAGATGGACGTGATCTCACAACGACGCATAGCCTCAGAGCACATACGCGTGTTGTTAGCGACTTGAACTGGCATCCCACTGAGCCTGACATTCTCGCCTCGTGCAGCATAGACACATTCATACACATTTGGGACATTAGAGATCAGCGTAGGCCCTGCTTGTCGCTATCTGCTGTTGGTAAAAGTcccaattttgtttttatgttTCAACAATTGTTACATAATAgttatttgatgaaaaatctcATTTTAGCCGGAGCATCTCAGGTCAGATGGAACTGTCTGTCTCCACACATTGTGGCCACTGCGCATGATGGCGACATCAAAATATGGGACCAGAGGAAAGGGAATAGTCCGATGCAGTACATAGCTGCTCATTTAACTAAGGTATTAGTTTGGTTTTCTTTCCCAATTATTTTTGTGTGAATGCTTATAAACCGAGGACATTGAACAGGGGAAACTGTAACTTGTGTGGTGCTTGGTTTAAAATGTATAGCATGAACGTCCGAATGTTGTGAATTTTCACAATcgtttcaacaattttcgtattatttaCTGACTTGGTACATTTGGGATAAGTGGCCTCTTGTCTTTCAAGATACATGGCCTGGACTGGTGTCcttttcaacaaaatcaattGGCGACTTCTAGTCAGGACTGTacagtgaaaatatttgatgtcAGTAATCCACGACGAGCAGAAAGCATTTTGACAACAAGTGCACCTGTGTGGAGAGCCAGATACACGGTAAAATTTAATCATCTGTATTGCTAACTGTATCAAATAATTGCAAGAAAGTCgtgaaagattttcaaaatctcattTACATCTGCTTGTAGCCATTTGGGGAAGGTCTGGTTACAATAGTTGTGCCACAGCTCAGGCGAGGGGAAAATAGTCTGCTACTGTGGAACACCTCGAATCTTACAGCTCCAATTTACACGTTTATAGGGCACACTGACGTTGTGCTAGAGTTTCAGTGGAGGCATCAGAAAAAAGGTATTCCAAGAGGGGTTTTTGcagtaaaatatttgattgCGCCGTATTAAATAATGTCAAAGGGCAACAATAACTTATTTTCCTATCGCAGCACCGAATGACTTTGAATTGATAACTTGGTCCAAAGATCAATGCCTGAGAATATTCAAAATCGATCCATTTCTACAAAAGGTAATCACTATAATCATCATATAACTCAGTTCATAACTCTGTATTGAGAATTCACAAAATCTAAGACTCATGAAACGACGATGTTGCTACTAAAAATTACTTATAACACAAATAAAATCAATCCTTGCACGTTTTAGCTATGCGGACACGATTTGGATGATGGAACATCTGTCTATACTTCGTACACAGAAGACAATAACCTGAGTGAGTGTATCGCAAGCTTCAAATACGAAATTATGAGGAGAATCGCTATTGTATTTGCAATGACTGGCTAATAAAATTCTCAGGGACGTTACGTTCTATGCAACAGCTCGAGCTTCAAGATACACCGACCGACagagaaatgaattttgtcATGTCAAAAATTGACGGAGGTAAAATGGGCATAGAGTCGCTCACTTACTCAACAAGCGACAAAGATGTTTTGTCGCCGACTCAGCCGAAAACGTTACAGCAAGAATTTTCATTGATCAATGTGAACATTCCAAACATTGAGGTAAATTTACTCGTGATTTTTGCATCATTTCGATTATTTCCAGACTCACTTGTAATGTATTCTGTGTTTCGCATCTCAGGTGAACGCTATGGATGCAGAGCAACGAAGCTGTACGGTCACAgcgtcaaataaaaattacaatgttATATTGAAAGTAAACTTTCCTGGTAATTACCCATACAATGCGTCACCAACCTTTCAATTCTGTCCTGGAACAACCATAGACAATACAGCGATGGCAAAGCTCTCGAAGGTACTGAAGCAGACCGCTCAACAACGAGTTAGGAAGAATCGATCCTGCTTAGAGCCCTGTTTAAGACAGCTGATCACAACTTTGGAACAGGTATTTCCTTTTGATTTGGTTGTCGAGTTCtcgatttttatcatttgAAGATGATCAATTTCATTCTGCCTAAACAGATGTGCGTCAGCGACGAGACTGAGGGTAAACATCTGGGATACAGGATGCCACATAGTGCTAACTTTCTCAATACGACCGGTGCCATATTTCCAAACTACCAGGATACCTACATTCCTTTTCCGCGGACTTCAGGTGCTAAATTTTGCTGCGTAGGTAAGGAGTTCTCAAGCCAGGGTAAAAACAAGGGGTTAAACCCGTATTTTAATCTACACCAATCTTTTCCAGGAATACTAGTTTGTTTTGGCCGAACGCTGTACGCCAGAAGGCCGTCCATAAAGCCGGAAAGCGTAACGCCGCGAGCTCTCTCGGCGTTAGGATCGGGAGTCGGTAGCAGTAGTCATTTTCCCCACGTATATCCGGCTTATTCACAACCGAATGCAGCTGACAACATATCTATAAGCTCATTCTACTTTCACGAACGGGTAAACTTGTCATCATTTGTATATACTTACATAAAAACTTTGCCAGTAACTTGGAACTGTTTCTCTCGTGACGTCTCATCTGCAAATAGAGAGGGTCCAGACGTAGTTTGCACCCATCGACCAGGCTCCACTCGAAAACACCTAATAAAAATCATCCGATGGTTACAATCTATGACGCCTCCCCATTGTTCTTTGTTAACAAAGAACTCGCTGAAAAGTACATGTGAGTTTTTTATCATTTGTATTGAGTATTTGAATCACGAAACAATAAGAATAAAGCAACACCCCCACTGTAGCATCAATATTACAGACATTCCTGGAATGTGTCAGTATAATGCCGGAGTGGCAGCTTTGCTTGAAAGACCGGACCTCGTTCAAGCTTGGTGCCTAGCCGCACTCGTCATATCGCAGCCGATGCCCTCCAACCTCTCCTCAAACGATATCGAGACTCCGTGGCCCTTGCATCCATTTGGTCAAAACTTGATCCATTCTCTGTGAGTTCAGGATTCAAGATTAGGCAGACCCTTGATGATCAACTTTATTCGCTTTTCAGTATACAGCATTACGCCAGCCAGTCTGATATACAAATGGCAGGCATGCTGAGCTGTACATTTACTTATCGTTCTGAAAA is part of the Neodiprion virginianus isolate iyNeoVirg1 chromosome 5, iyNeoVirg1.1, whole genome shotgun sequence genome and encodes:
- the LOC124305036 gene encoding GATOR complex protein WDR59 isoform X5; its protein translation is MQYIAAHLTKIHGLDWCPFQQNQLATSSQDCTVKIFDVSNPRRAESILTTSAPVWRARYTPFGEGLVTIVVPQLRRGENSLLLWNTSNLTAPIYTFIGHTDVVLEFQWRHQKKAPNDFELITWSKDQCLRIFKIDPFLQKLCGHDLDDGTSVYTSYTEDNNLRTLRSMQQLELQDTPTDREMNFVMSKIDGGKMGIESLTYSTSDKDVLSPTQPKTLQQEFSLINVNIPNIEVNAMDAEQRSCTVTASNKNYNVILKVNFPGNYPYNASPTFQFCPGTTIDNTAMAKLSKVLKQTAQQRVRKNRSCLEPCLRQLITTLEQMCVSDETEGKHLGYRMPHSANFLNTTGAIFPNYQDTYIPFPRTSGAKFCCVGILVCFGRTLYARRPSIKPESVTPRALSALGSGVGSSSHFPHVYPAYSQPNAADNISISSFYFHERRGSRRSLHPSTRLHSKTPNKNHPMVTIYDASPLFFVNKELAEKYIINITDIPGMCQYNAGVAALLERPDLVQAWCLAALVISQPMPSNLSSNDIETPWPLHPFGQNLIHSLIQHYASQSDIQMAGMLSCTFTYRSENQDVGQGRAVSKSVNVSRLSTGKWWQKPGGSPYHTIHPADTTLEGWNFQNLKQHRSNSWSESLDDLKFVQETLGDPVRNIRFLDEKNTTLYDSYKKAYAEVLHSWRLLDARAQVLKHVSVPPIDSHKAVEFQIECYICNKSSRGPQCNNCRQLAFQCAICHISVRGPSNVCVVCGHGGHTEHLAAWFTTKTLCPTGCGCYCLNESTTLMKI